A genomic stretch from Telopea speciosissima isolate NSW1024214 ecotype Mountain lineage chromosome 7, Tspe_v1, whole genome shotgun sequence includes:
- the LOC122666714 gene encoding vacuolar protein sorting-associated protein 20 homolog 2-like isoform X2: MGNLFVKKPKITDVDRAILSLKTQRRKLGQYQQQLDTVIEAEKQAARDLIREKKKDRALLALKKKKAQEELLKQVDNWLINVEQQLADIELASKQKAVFESLKTGNNAIKSIQSEINLEDVQKLMDDTAEAKAYQDEINAILGEQLSAEDEEEVLAEFESLETELTLQDLPKVPAPSVASAEEGATAESNGIDEDLGLPDVPTKAPVAPEAVADVGDNAPTGVSTRRKVMEEPLPA, encoded by the exons ATGGGTAATTTATTCGTTAAGAAACCAAAGATCACCGATGTTGATCGAGcgattctctctctcaaaacccaGCGACGGAAGCTTGGGCAGTACCAGCAACAG CTTGATACTGTTATTGAAGCTGAGAAGCAAGCTGCAAGGGACTTAATTcgtgaaaagaagaaagacaggGCTTTGCTTGcactaaagaagaagaaggcccaGGAAGAATTATTGAAGCAAGTTGATAACTGGTTGATTAATGTGGAACAACAA TTGGCAGACATTGAACTGGCAAGCAAGCAGAAGGCTGTATTTGAAAGCTTAAAGACTGGTAATAATGCTATTAAATCTATACAAAGTGAAATCAATTTGGAGGATGTTCAAAAATTGATGGATGATACAGCTGAAGCAAAAGCTTACCAAGAT GAAATCAATGCAATATTAGGGGAACAACTAtctgcagaagatgaagaagaagtctTAGCTGAATTTGAGAGCTTGGAAACTGAG CTCACTCTTCAAGATCTACCAAAAGTTCCCGCTCCTTCAGTGGCATCTGCAGAAGAAGGCGC GACAGCTGAGAGCAATGGCATTGATGAAGACCTGGGGCTCCCGGACGTGCCAACCAAAGCCCCTGTCGCTCCTGAGGCTGTTGCAGATGTTGGGGACAATGCTCCCACAGGAGTatcaacaagaagaaaag TTATGGAGGAACCATTGCCTGCGTGA
- the LOC122669648 gene encoding APO protein 3, mitochondrial-like has protein sequence MYKRVSWEIFHPKKLDCQLIPNLMYATGRTHSLGGGGEDPLYVDIPKPCRRKSERKPYPTPMKVLIRRAKAEREARKAEPCRMLEEAPENGLLVPELVEVAHQVYQARGKLLQGLSKLLDVVPIKRCRFCSEVHIGHVGHEIRTCTGPKSGLRSATHVWRRGEIEDVVYFPNCFHLHDRVGKPRVGHDERSRVQRLPAIVELCIQAGVDLKDYPTRRRTKPVYWMDGRIVDFESEEEEEDDDDELNEGDSRSEEPNLQAQLSDDMGENLIELSFNTLESWFVIISGAKEIMKKYNVLTCGYCPEVQVGPKGHKVRLCRASKHQSRNGMHAWQEATIDDLIGPNYVWHAWDPRGPPLVNDLKRYYGKAPAVVELCVQAGAPVPDEYRSMMRLDVVPPDRDEVDLVA, from the exons ATGTATAAAAGGGTGTCATGGGAGATTTTCCATCCGAAGAAACTAGATTGCCAGTTAATCCCTAATTTGATGTATGCCACCGGAAGAACCCACagccttggaggaggaggagaagatcCACTGTACGTTGACATACCAAAGCCTTGCAGGAGAAAATCAGAGAGGAAACCCTATCCGACACCCATGAAAGTACTAATTCGAAGGGCAAAGGcagagagagaagcaagaaaGGCAGAACCCTGCAGGATGCTTGAAGAAGCACCTGAAAATGGCTTACTTGTTCCTGAACTAGTTGAGGTGGCTCATCAAGTGTATCAAGCGAGAGGAAAACTCCTTCAAGGACTCTCAAAGCTCTTGGATGTTGTTCCTATCAAGCGTTGCAG GTTCTGCTCTGAAGTTCACATTGGTCATGTAGGCCATGAAATTCGCACCTGCACTGGTCCTAAAAGTGGTTTACGGAGTGCCACACATGtttggagaagaggagagattGAAGATGTGGTGTATTTCCCCAACTGTTTCCACCTACATGATCGTGTTGGGAAACCAAGAGTTGGGCATGATGAGAGGTCTAGAGTTCAGAGGCTCCCTGCAATTGTGGAGCTTTGCATACAAGCTGGTGTAGACCTCAAAGACTATCCCACCAGGAGAAGAACCAAGCCTGTTTATTGGATGGATGGAAGGATTGTGGATTTCGagtcagaagaagaagaagaagatgatgatgatgaactgAATGAAGGGGATTCAAGGTCAGAAGAACCTAATCTGCAAGCCCAATTATCAGATGACATGGGAGAGAACTTGATTGAATTGAGCTTTAACACACTGGAGTCGTGGTTTGTAATAATTTCAGGAGCTAAGGAGATCATGAAGAAGTACAATGTGCTAACTTGTGGGTATTGTCCTGAGGTTCAGGTGGGGCCTAAGGGACACAAGGTCAGACTGTGCAGAGCATCCAAACACCAATCCCGCAATGGTATGCATGCATGGCAAGAAGCAACCATAGATGATCTGATTGGGCCTAACTATGTGTGGCATGCATGGGATCCTCGTGGGCCCCCTTTGGTGAATGACCTCAAGAGGTACTATGGCAAGGCTCCTGCTGTGGTGGAACTCTGTGTGCAGGCAGGTGCACCAGTTCCAGATGAGTATAGGAGTATGATGAGATTGGATGTTGTTCCTCCAGATCGTGACGAAGTTGATCTTGTTGCATGA
- the LOC122666714 gene encoding vacuolar protein sorting-associated protein 20 homolog 2-like isoform X1: MGNLFVKKPKITDVDRAILSLKTQRRKLGQYQQQLDTVIEAEKQAARDLIREKKKDRALLALKKKKAQEELLKQVDNWLINVEQQLADIELASKQKAVFESLKTGNNAIKSIQSEINLEDVQKLMDDTAEAKAYQDEINAILGEQLSAEDEEEVLAEFESLETELTLQDLPKVPAPSVASAEEGAHLQRPESDKPQTAESNGIDEDLGLPDVPTKAPVAPEAVADVGDNAPTGVSTRRKVMEEPLPA, from the exons ATGGGTAATTTATTCGTTAAGAAACCAAAGATCACCGATGTTGATCGAGcgattctctctctcaaaacccaGCGACGGAAGCTTGGGCAGTACCAGCAACAG CTTGATACTGTTATTGAAGCTGAGAAGCAAGCTGCAAGGGACTTAATTcgtgaaaagaagaaagacaggGCTTTGCTTGcactaaagaagaagaaggcccaGGAAGAATTATTGAAGCAAGTTGATAACTGGTTGATTAATGTGGAACAACAA TTGGCAGACATTGAACTGGCAAGCAAGCAGAAGGCTGTATTTGAAAGCTTAAAGACTGGTAATAATGCTATTAAATCTATACAAAGTGAAATCAATTTGGAGGATGTTCAAAAATTGATGGATGATACAGCTGAAGCAAAAGCTTACCAAGAT GAAATCAATGCAATATTAGGGGAACAACTAtctgcagaagatgaagaagaagtctTAGCTGAATTTGAGAGCTTGGAAACTGAG CTCACTCTTCAAGATCTACCAAAAGTTCCCGCTCCTTCAGTGGCATCTGCAGAAGAAGGCGCTCATTTACAGAGGCCAGAATCAGACAAGCCTCAGACAGCTGAGAGCAATGGCATTGATGAAGACCTGGGGCTCCCGGACGTGCCAACCAAAGCCCCTGTCGCTCCTGAGGCTGTTGCAGATGTTGGGGACAATGCTCCCACAGGAGTatcaacaagaagaaaag TTATGGAGGAACCATTGCCTGCGTGA
- the LOC122666714 gene encoding vacuolar protein sorting-associated protein 20 homolog 2-like isoform X3, producing MGNLFVKKPKITDVDRAILSLKTQRRKLGQYQQQLDTVIEAEKQAARDLIREKKKDRALLALKKKKAQEELLKQVDNWLINVEQQLADIELASKQKAVFESLKTGNNAIKSIQSEINLEDVQKLMDDTAEAKAYQDEINAILGEQLSAEDEEEVLAEFESLETELTLQDLPKVPAPSVASAEEAQTAESNGIDEDLGLPDVPTKAPVAPEAVADVGDNAPTGVSTRRKVMEEPLPA from the exons ATGGGTAATTTATTCGTTAAGAAACCAAAGATCACCGATGTTGATCGAGcgattctctctctcaaaacccaGCGACGGAAGCTTGGGCAGTACCAGCAACAG CTTGATACTGTTATTGAAGCTGAGAAGCAAGCTGCAAGGGACTTAATTcgtgaaaagaagaaagacaggGCTTTGCTTGcactaaagaagaagaaggcccaGGAAGAATTATTGAAGCAAGTTGATAACTGGTTGATTAATGTGGAACAACAA TTGGCAGACATTGAACTGGCAAGCAAGCAGAAGGCTGTATTTGAAAGCTTAAAGACTGGTAATAATGCTATTAAATCTATACAAAGTGAAATCAATTTGGAGGATGTTCAAAAATTGATGGATGATACAGCTGAAGCAAAAGCTTACCAAGAT GAAATCAATGCAATATTAGGGGAACAACTAtctgcagaagatgaagaagaagtctTAGCTGAATTTGAGAGCTTGGAAACTGAG CTCACTCTTCAAGATCTACCAAAAGTTCCCGCTCCTTCAGTGGCATCTGCAGAAGAAG CTCAGACAGCTGAGAGCAATGGCATTGATGAAGACCTGGGGCTCCCGGACGTGCCAACCAAAGCCCCTGTCGCTCCTGAGGCTGTTGCAGATGTTGGGGACAATGCTCCCACAGGAGTatcaacaagaagaaaag TTATGGAGGAACCATTGCCTGCGTGA